A genomic window from Gemmatimonadaceae bacterium includes:
- a CDS encoding putative sulfate exporter family transporter: MTFATRWTARAPGLALVALVAIAASLVGAWEVRALGRMWVDPLVLAILLGMLARGATGPRDALEPGIDFAAKDVLEVAVVLLGASVNLALLRSAGAPLALGLVAFVALALAGGIAIGRAFGLSPSLSTLIAAGNAICGNSAIAAVAPSIGARREDTASAVAFTALLGVVAVVTLPLLIRPLGLSHEQFGVLAGATVYAVPQVLAAAYPVSNVAGEMATLVKLTRVLLLGPMVLLIAAWWRRSHADAAGLKAPRVGLPWFIIGFAVLALLRATGLLSVANAELASDAAHRLTLAAMAGLGLSVDVRDVRRVGGRAAFAASVGLLLLVVLGFALTQLL, encoded by the coding sequence GTGACCTTCGCGACGCGATGGACCGCGCGAGCCCCCGGGCTCGCGCTCGTCGCGCTCGTCGCCATCGCCGCCAGCCTGGTCGGTGCGTGGGAAGTCCGCGCACTCGGACGGATGTGGGTGGACCCGCTCGTTCTCGCCATCCTCCTCGGAATGCTTGCCCGCGGCGCAACCGGACCGCGCGACGCCCTCGAGCCCGGCATCGACTTCGCCGCCAAGGATGTGCTTGAGGTCGCCGTCGTCCTCCTCGGCGCTTCCGTCAACCTCGCGCTGCTCCGCAGCGCCGGCGCGCCACTCGCGCTCGGCCTCGTCGCATTCGTCGCGCTCGCGCTCGCCGGCGGCATTGCCATCGGACGCGCTTTCGGCCTCTCGCCCTCGCTCAGCACGCTCATCGCCGCCGGCAACGCCATCTGCGGCAACTCGGCGATCGCCGCTGTCGCGCCGAGCATCGGCGCGCGCCGCGAGGACACCGCGTCGGCCGTGGCCTTCACTGCACTGCTCGGTGTGGTCGCCGTCGTTACGCTGCCTCTGCTGATCCGGCCACTCGGCCTGAGCCACGAGCAGTTCGGTGTGCTCGCCGGCGCCACGGTCTACGCCGTACCGCAGGTGCTCGCGGCCGCGTATCCCGTCAGCAACGTGGCCGGCGAGATGGCGACGCTCGTCAAGCTCACGCGCGTCCTGCTGCTTGGCCCGATGGTCCTCTTGATCGCCGCGTGGTGGCGCCGCAGTCACGCCGATGCGGCCGGGCTCAAGGCACCCCGCGTCGGCCTGCCGTGGTTCATCATCGGCTTTGCGGTCCTGGCCTTGCTTCGCGCTACCGGCCTCCTCTCGGTCGCCAACGCCGAGCTCGCGTCGGACGCCGCGCATCGGCTTACGCTCGCGGCGATGGCCGGGCTCGGGCTCAGTGTGGATGTCCGTGACGTGCGGCGCGTCGGGGGTCGCGCGGCGTTTGCCGCGTCAGTTGGCCTGTTGCTGCTCGTGGTGCTTGGATTCGCGCTCACGCAACTGCTCTGA
- a CDS encoding GGDEF domain-containing protein codes for MNPPRFRSLQDLESLRSLVANLREAIYITDSRGNVLDANPAFFQLMGVRSLDDLRAYGANEMVVDPSRRLQELDLVEREGFVRDFELQLVRPDGSLLTVLDTMYSLRDVATGETLFHGILVDITQRKAMEEELRQQSQRDPLTGCYNRRYLSELDAVLSVGDESWGCLFIDIDHFKQYNDTHGHQMGDNTLIRMSRFLMRQVRAEEPVVRVGGDEFVIVLRGARQAQVEMVCDRLRQAALRTAPVPFSLGSALREPGESLMSTMNRADQNLLAVRVIERTPTRLVKAQDEDLPA; via the coding sequence GTGAATCCACCACGGTTCCGGTCCTTGCAGGACCTTGAGAGCCTGCGCTCGCTGGTCGCGAACCTGCGCGAGGCGATCTACATCACCGACTCGCGCGGCAACGTGCTCGACGCCAACCCGGCGTTCTTCCAGCTGATGGGCGTGCGCTCGCTCGACGACCTGCGCGCCTACGGCGCCAACGAGATGGTCGTCGATCCCTCGCGGCGGCTGCAGGAGCTCGACCTCGTCGAACGCGAGGGCTTCGTGCGCGACTTCGAGCTGCAACTGGTACGTCCGGACGGCAGCCTGCTCACGGTGCTGGATACGATGTACTCGCTGCGCGACGTCGCCACTGGCGAGACGCTCTTCCACGGCATTCTCGTGGACATCACGCAGCGCAAGGCGATGGAAGAGGAGCTGCGGCAGCAAAGCCAGCGCGATCCGCTCACCGGTTGCTACAACCGACGGTACCTCAGCGAGCTGGATGCGGTGCTCAGCGTCGGGGACGAGAGCTGGGGCTGCCTGTTCATCGACATCGACCATTTCAAGCAGTACAACGACACGCACGGCCACCAGATGGGCGACAACACGCTGATCCGGATGAGCCGGTTCCTGATGCGGCAGGTGCGCGCCGAGGAGCCGGTGGTGCGCGTGGGCGGCGACGAGTTCGTGATTGTCTTGCGCGGGGCACGGCAGGCGCAGGTGGAGATGGTCTGCGACCGTCTGCGGCAGGCTGCCCTGCGCACCGCACCGGTGCCGTTCAGCCTGGGGTCGGCGCTGCGCGAGCCCGGCGAGAGCCTGATGTCGACGATGAACCGTGCGGACCAGAACCTGCTGGCGGTGCGTGTGATCGAGCGCACACCGACCCGGCTCGTAAAGGCCCAGGACGAGGATCTTCCGGCCTAG
- a CDS encoding tandem-95 repeat protein, which yields MRKFFALVAVLLPLFAACSDSSGPLGVASHGDATADARGGPPAGKGPPNRTAPLLLTPSDLALKVGDRAQLDVERIQRGPGKTALKAMARWESSNPRVARVDRRGNVTAVAKGSAIITARTRAHGTGQATVTVRARTAQEPPPPPPPTVPQNIGPVTAGHALTLAEDESVLLLLSATDADDDALEFTVNVPAHGSIELVNDTECDDTTPVTCTQAVRYTPNANYFGTDAFTFSVTDDSLTAAAAVALTITPVNDAPTARPDTVLATGASSFLIDVLANDDDVDGDTLRIVSVSQLPGHIATAAIEDGKIRFTAVSESQSFLLTYVITDGEARVTAQIVISRNNTAPVAKPDAYSLRPNRSVLLDVMANDSDADGDALHIVEFHAGLAAPNHGGSLSVVDGQIRYTPKTGFIGVETFQYQVSDGFASAVSTVTVTMANVAPVANDEYVTVALFSSQAVINAIANDTDADGDSIWISSVGTPNAGGSASLVEGTIRYTPAGNTHHLESIPYTITDGIASASAHVRVTVANQLSPQVAQRLASGHTLLAVSEWLRVTHALSAANAFQVIRVANGAPDPRTVLAAVCKDFGLDGDPAPGGSGPIAGRGCMQLAIAAGMSAENAGAVLVIAFNMPVQTVGTALMTANFPHAQILRALKDIYTIGPREALRLARVHGFGGVGEQAQIQNVRDAYGITSPIEMAAVAAGTLSDAAWVPALRVLYNINTPQHLITVLQEAGLPSKVIGGHVLTFGLSTAQTVALAQAQNSSLRFWLLQWKLGSVSATVSTLRNDFEVATADIAPTINQYWMGQGMSVQSALSQTTSTLAEAGYSGSEIVQALPSINGAGMTPLEFGRALQVSGFTPVEQAELLRDAFSLAAVQAMSVLKELQNDVEAVGRAMNVVYEMSDLSIAKLMQQVQYTVDETGRYLLSVATAVNDNDVVNWVSQALRDAGYAADTVLQFLAGVASTVKGFIDSVACIIGLC from the coding sequence ATGCGCAAGTTCTTCGCTCTCGTCGCCGTGCTTCTGCCGCTGTTCGCTGCCTGCAGCGACAGCAGCGGCCCCCTTGGCGTCGCGTCCCACGGCGACGCCACCGCCGACGCTCGCGGCGGACCGCCAGCAGGCAAGGGACCGCCGAACCGGACCGCGCCGCTCCTCCTCACGCCGTCCGACCTTGCGCTCAAGGTGGGCGATCGCGCCCAGTTGGACGTGGAGCGTATCCAGCGTGGCCCGGGGAAGACGGCCCTCAAGGCGATGGCACGTTGGGAGAGCTCCAACCCGCGCGTCGCTCGCGTGGATCGTCGCGGCAACGTGACCGCCGTTGCGAAGGGCAGTGCCATCATCACCGCACGCACGCGGGCGCACGGCACGGGCCAGGCGACCGTCACGGTGCGGGCCCGCACGGCACAGGAGCCCCCGCCGCCCCCGCCGCCGACCGTCCCGCAGAACATCGGGCCCGTGACCGCGGGACACGCGCTCACGCTGGCTGAGGACGAGTCCGTGCTGCTGCTGCTCTCGGCCACCGATGCGGACGACGACGCGTTGGAGTTCACCGTCAACGTGCCCGCGCACGGCAGCATCGAACTCGTGAACGACACCGAATGCGACGACACCACGCCGGTCACCTGTACCCAGGCCGTGCGCTACACGCCCAATGCCAACTACTTCGGCACGGACGCATTCACCTTCTCCGTGACGGACGACTCGCTCACCGCCGCGGCAGCGGTCGCATTGACCATCACCCCGGTGAACGATGCGCCCACCGCTCGGCCGGACACCGTCCTGGCGACCGGTGCCTCGAGCTTCCTCATTGATGTACTCGCCAATGATGACGACGTGGACGGTGACACATTGCGGATCGTTTCGGTCTCGCAGCTTCCCGGGCACATCGCGACTGCGGCAATCGAGGACGGCAAGATCCGCTTCACCGCCGTCTCCGAGAGCCAGTCATTCCTCCTGACGTACGTCATTACCGACGGCGAAGCGCGGGTGACGGCGCAGATCGTCATCTCGCGCAACAACACCGCGCCGGTCGCGAAGCCAGACGCGTACTCGCTGCGACCCAACCGTAGCGTACTGCTCGACGTGATGGCCAACGACAGCGACGCGGACGGCGATGCGCTGCACATTGTCGAGTTCCACGCCGGCCTTGCCGCACCGAACCATGGCGGCAGCCTGAGCGTCGTCGATGGTCAGATCCGCTATACGCCAAAGACTGGATTCATCGGCGTCGAGACGTTCCAGTACCAGGTCAGCGACGGCTTCGCCTCTGCCGTGAGCACGGTGACCGTCACGATGGCGAACGTCGCGCCGGTGGCCAACGACGAGTACGTCACTGTCGCGCTCTTCTCGTCGCAGGCTGTGATCAATGCGATTGCCAACGATACGGACGCGGACGGCGACTCCATCTGGATCTCGTCGGTGGGCACGCCCAATGCCGGCGGCAGCGCCAGCCTGGTGGAAGGCACGATTCGCTATACGCCCGCGGGCAACACGCATCACCTCGAGTCGATCCCGTACACAATCACCGACGGCATTGCCTCCGCGTCGGCCCACGTGCGCGTGACCGTCGCCAACCAGCTTAGTCCGCAGGTCGCGCAGCGACTCGCCAGCGGCCACACCCTGCTGGCCGTTTCCGAGTGGCTGCGCGTGACACACGCACTCTCGGCGGCCAATGCGTTTCAGGTGATTCGTGTAGCGAACGGGGCACCCGATCCGCGCACGGTGCTCGCCGCCGTCTGCAAAGATTTCGGCCTCGATGGCGATCCGGCGCCGGGAGGCAGCGGCCCAATCGCAGGACGCGGCTGTATGCAGCTCGCCATCGCGGCAGGGATGTCGGCGGAGAATGCCGGTGCCGTGCTCGTGATCGCGTTCAATATGCCAGTGCAGACCGTGGGCACCGCGCTGATGACGGCCAACTTCCCGCACGCGCAGATCCTCCGCGCGCTCAAAGACATCTATACGATTGGCCCACGCGAAGCGCTCCGCCTGGCTCGGGTCCACGGATTTGGCGGCGTCGGCGAGCAGGCACAGATACAGAACGTGCGCGATGCGTATGGCATCACCTCGCCGATCGAGATGGCCGCCGTCGCTGCCGGAACCCTCAGTGATGCCGCCTGGGTGCCGGCGCTGCGCGTACTCTACAACATCAATACGCCGCAGCACCTCATCACCGTGCTGCAGGAGGCCGGGCTGCCCTCCAAAGTCATCGGCGGGCACGTCCTGACGTTCGGCCTGAGCACCGCGCAGACGGTGGCGCTCGCGCAGGCGCAGAACAGCTCGCTGCGCTTCTGGCTGCTGCAGTGGAAGCTGGGCTCGGTGTCGGCCACGGTTTCCACGCTCAGGAATGACTTCGAGGTCGCCACCGCCGACATTGCGCCGACGATCAACCAGTACTGGATGGGGCAGGGGATGTCGGTGCAAAGCGCGCTGAGCCAAACGACCAGCACTCTGGCCGAGGCGGGATACTCCGGCAGCGAGATTGTGCAGGCGCTTCCGTCCATCAACGGGGCGGGGATGACGCCGCTCGAGTTCGGACGCGCACTTCAGGTCTCTGGCTTCACGCCCGTGGAGCAGGCGGAGCTGCTGCGCGATGCGTTCTCGCTTGCGGCCGTACAGGCAATGTCCGTTCTCAAGGAACTGCAGAACGACGTCGAGGCCGTCGGTCGTGCGATGAACGTGGTCTACGAGATGTCCGACCTGAGCATCGCCAAGCTGATGCAGCAGGTGCAGTACACCGTGGACGAGACGGGGCGGTACCTGCTTAGCGTCGCGACGGCGGTCAACGACAACGACGTCGTAAACTGGGTCAGTCAAGCGCTGAGAGACGCGGGATACGCAGCCGACACCGTGCTACAGTTCCTGGCAGGCGTCGCGAGCACCGTCAAGGGCTTCATCGACTCCGTGGCCTGCATCATCGGACTATGCTGA
- a CDS encoding HD domain-containing protein, translated as MTEAVKFLTSFAQALATMSLYSEGHPARARGVDQAYERLSLLQETDPKPRFSFLGQDVVYGELALRELGDWDWGLRLANAGVQRVEFARGTSREEFELFLEEVLARITLQAIDSSTRSPEKRSTIKFGAIGVKGADEQKLIIPASTTNFTYTLGEEAETVEWMHKEVQETGELPLFEAESVVRSLSLAMHGDRNLVLPLLQLKEFDQYTTTHSLNVSVLTMALAEWMGMGPSDVRAFGVAGLLHDLGKVRIPLEVLTKPGKLTDEEWVIMRRHPVDGAKIIYESDRDLDLAAAVAYEHHIMINGQGYPQRHFERGVHAASKLVHVCDVYDALRTKRPYREAWDAERVLKQIESGAGPDFDLEAATAFIGMMRQWEAREAVLA; from the coding sequence ATGACGGAAGCGGTCAAGTTCCTGACGAGTTTCGCCCAGGCGCTGGCGACGATGTCGCTGTACTCCGAAGGGCATCCGGCGCGCGCGCGCGGCGTGGACCAAGCCTATGAGCGGCTCTCGCTGCTCCAGGAGACGGACCCCAAGCCGCGCTTCTCGTTCTTGGGTCAGGACGTGGTCTACGGCGAGCTGGCACTGCGCGAGCTCGGCGATTGGGACTGGGGCCTGCGCCTCGCCAATGCCGGCGTGCAGCGCGTGGAGTTCGCCCGCGGCACGTCGCGCGAAGAGTTCGAGCTTTTCCTCGAGGAGGTGCTGGCGCGCATCACGCTGCAGGCCATCGACTCCAGTACGCGCAGTCCGGAGAAGCGCTCGACGATCAAGTTCGGCGCCATCGGCGTGAAAGGCGCCGATGAGCAGAAGCTGATCATCCCGGCGTCGACCACGAACTTCACCTACACGCTCGGCGAGGAAGCCGAGACCGTGGAGTGGATGCACAAGGAGGTGCAGGAGACGGGCGAGCTGCCGCTGTTCGAGGCGGAATCGGTGGTGCGCTCGCTCTCGCTGGCGATGCACGGCGACCGGAACCTCGTGCTGCCGCTCCTGCAACTCAAGGAGTTCGACCAGTACACGACGACGCACTCGCTGAACGTCTCGGTGCTGACGATGGCGTTGGCCGAGTGGATGGGGATGGGGCCCAGCGACGTGCGGGCCTTCGGCGTGGCCGGCCTGCTCCACGACCTCGGCAAGGTGCGCATCCCGCTGGAGGTGCTGACCAAGCCGGGCAAGCTGACGGACGAAGAGTGGGTGATTATGCGGCGGCACCCCGTCGATGGGGCAAAGATCATCTATGAGAGCGACCGTGACCTCGACCTCGCGGCGGCCGTCGCGTATGAGCACCACATCATGATCAACGGGCAGGGCTATCCCCAGCGGCACTTCGAGCGTGGCGTGCACGCCGCGAGCAAGTTGGTGCACGTCTGCGATGTGTACGATGCCCTGCGCACCAAGCGGCCGTACCGCGAAGCCTGGGATGCGGAGCGTGTGCTGAAGCAGATTGAATCGGGCGCTGGACCGGACTTCGACCTCGAAGCCGCCACCGCCTTCATCGGGATGATGCGCCAGTGGGAGGCGCGGGAGGCGGTGCTGGCGTGA
- the tkt gene encoding transketolase, translated as MSQPDASLQSLAINTVRTLSMDAVQAAESGHPGTPMALAPLTYALYTRHVRHNPADPHWPDRDRVILSAGHASMLLYSTLYLSGYDLSLDEIKNFRQWGSKTPGHPEFGHTAGIETTTGPLGQGVGNAVGFAVAEAHLAATFNRDGHGVIDHYTWFIAGDGCLQEGISHEAASFAGHQKLGKLIGFFDDNRITIDGRTDLSCSDDVEKRFEAYGWQVLHISDVNDQSQIDAAIAEAKRDTARPTLVVTRTIIGYGSPNRADTAKAHGEPLGKDEIKLTKAAYGWPSDEPFHVPTAALEHWRLAKERGVNMQAEWMRRFAEYAKAFPSEAKELGRRWHGDLPSGWEKSLPEFTSENGNVASRAASGSVINAIGPAVPELIGGSADLTGSNLTNVKNGGIYSATQRSGRNFHFGIREHAMGAVMNGMALHGGIIPYGGTFLVFADYMRPAIRLAALMRQQVIYVFTHDSIGLGEDGPTHQPVEHLSALRCIPNLLVLRPGDAQETAEAWRTALKHRTGPSAIVLTRQKLPLVDRSTHAAASGLAKGAYVLKDAPEGATLKAVIIATGSEVEVALKAQAELAAKGVATRVVSMPSMELFAQQPAEYQSSVLPTGVKRVAVEAAHPMSWHRWVGVDGTIVGIDGFGASAPAPRLFEEYGITAQAVVAAVSGRA; from the coding sequence GTGTCCCAGCCTGACGCCTCCCTGCAGTCCCTGGCCATCAATACCGTCCGCACCCTGTCGATGGATGCGGTACAAGCCGCTGAGTCGGGACATCCCGGCACGCCGATGGCGCTCGCTCCGCTCACGTATGCGCTCTACACGCGGCACGTGCGCCACAACCCCGCCGATCCGCACTGGCCTGACCGCGATCGCGTGATCCTCTCCGCCGGCCACGCGTCGATGCTGCTCTACTCGACGCTGTATCTCTCCGGCTACGACCTTTCGCTCGACGAGATCAAGAACTTCCGCCAGTGGGGCTCGAAGACGCCCGGCCATCCGGAGTTCGGACACACCGCGGGCATCGAGACCACCACCGGCCCGCTCGGCCAGGGTGTCGGCAACGCCGTGGGTTTCGCCGTCGCCGAAGCGCATCTCGCCGCGACGTTCAATCGCGACGGCCACGGCGTCATCGATCACTACACCTGGTTCATCGCCGGCGACGGCTGCCTGCAGGAAGGCATCTCGCACGAGGCCGCCTCCTTCGCCGGCCACCAGAAGCTCGGCAAGCTCATCGGCTTCTTCGACGACAACCGCATCACCATCGACGGCCGTACCGACCTCTCCTGCAGCGACGACGTTGAGAAGCGCTTCGAGGCCTACGGTTGGCAGGTGCTGCACATCAGCGACGTCAACGACCAATCGCAGATCGACGCCGCCATCGCCGAGGCCAAGCGCGACACCGCGCGCCCGACGCTAGTCGTCACGCGCACCATCATCGGCTACGGCTCACCCAATCGCGCCGACACCGCCAAGGCCCACGGCGAGCCGCTCGGCAAGGACGAGATCAAGCTCACCAAGGCGGCCTATGGCTGGCCGAGCGACGAGCCGTTCCACGTGCCGACGGCGGCGCTTGAGCATTGGCGTCTCGCCAAGGAACGCGGCGTCAATATGCAGGCCGAGTGGATGCGGAGGTTTGCGGAGTATGCCAAGGCGTTCCCGAGCGAGGCGAAGGAGCTGGGGCGTCGCTGGCACGGCGACCTGCCCTCGGGTTGGGAGAAGTCGCTGCCCGAGTTCACCAGCGAGAACGGCAACGTCGCCAGCCGCGCGGCCAGCGGCAGCGTGATCAACGCGATCGGCCCTGCGGTGCCGGAGCTCATCGGTGGTTCCGCCGACCTCACGGGCTCGAACCTCACCAACGTCAAGAACGGCGGCATCTACAGCGCGACGCAGCGCAGCGGCCGGAACTTCCACTTCGGCATCCGCGAGCACGCGATGGGCGCCGTGATGAACGGGATGGCGCTGCACGGCGGCATCATCCCCTACGGCGGCACCTTCCTCGTGTTCGCCGACTATATGCGCCCGGCGATCCGTCTCGCAGCGTTGATGCGTCAGCAGGTGATCTACGTGTTCACCCACGACTCCATCGGCCTCGGCGAGGACGGTCCGACGCACCAGCCGGTGGAGCACCTCAGCGCGCTGCGTTGCATTCCCAACCTGCTCGTGCTGCGGCCCGGCGACGCGCAGGAGACCGCCGAAGCCTGGCGCACCGCGCTCAAGCATCGCACCGGACCGTCGGCCATCGTGCTCACGCGCCAGAAGCTGCCGCTCGTCGATCGCAGCACGCACGCGGCGGCGAGCGGGTTGGCGAAAGGCGCGTACGTGCTCAAGGATGCACCGGAGGGTGCGACGCTCAAGGCCGTGATCATCGCGACCGGTTCGGAAGTCGAGGTCGCGCTCAAGGCGCAGGCCGAACTCGCGGCGAAGGGCGTGGCGACGCGCGTGGTGTCGATGCCGTCGATGGAGCTGTTCGCGCAGCAGCCGGCGGAGTATCAGTCCAGCGTGCTGCCGACGGGCGTGAAGCGTGTGGCGGTCGAGGCTGCGCATCCGATGAGCTGGCACCGTTGGGTCGGAGTGGACGGCACGATTGTCGGCATCGATGGCTTCGGCGCGTCGGCGCCGGCACCGCGGTTGTTCGAGGAGTACGGGATCACCGCGCAGGCGGTGGTCGCGGCCGTGTCGGGGCGCGCGTAG
- a CDS encoding GMC family oxidoreductase: MRTPAPLSESRRATLAAIAEAVVPHAFGDPARAAALVDALLARLAGLEARKRRDLGYAIAILGARPASVFAGQRPLRFERQPLAARQRILEAWAFARLPVMRSIVQSLRRLVLLVEYSSEAAQREVGYRGAYHTRGPAVPWEGALPGNPSDAEPVARAAIPEAAHRPVPRTSSLSPLVLDGNDLRADAVVIGTGAGGATAAARLAEAGLDVIIVERGELLSGADFDEREGPLFERLYADGGLRTTDDLGVSIVQGVAVGGSTTVNWMLMLRTPDWVLDEWTRRHGSEGMDPATMEKVFARIESELHARPVPDDAHSPNNRIVLDGATALGWRARAAAINARGCVRTGFCGYGCRTGAKQGTLETYLPRAVAAGARLVTHARAERIELTERGGAFPTKRVVLRHTPPNGRARDLGIEAKVVVVAAGAVGTPVLLQRSGLGGGAVGKYLRLHPTTGLLGRYDREIYAAGGIPMSTICDEFHQLDANGYGAWIETPPMHPALAATACPGIGAPHRALMQDFRNTGTLIVLTRDGADRGISNGDVRARRDGSVSIRYALGRQDRAHVQAGLEAAAQLHFAAGAREVISGHSRPVILRSPGEVHRLRDRPLGPCDIPMFSAHVNGTCRMGTDRRSAGTDPHGERFGAPGVFVADGSLLPTAPGVNPQETIFAVSTIIAERIASRVRTG; this comes from the coding sequence GTGCGCACACCCGCCCCGCTTTCCGAGTCGCGCCGCGCCACGCTCGCTGCCATTGCGGAGGCCGTGGTACCGCACGCCTTCGGCGATCCGGCCCGTGCGGCCGCCCTCGTCGACGCGCTGCTCGCCCGCCTCGCGGGCCTCGAAGCCCGCAAACGTCGTGACCTCGGCTACGCCATCGCCATCCTCGGGGCGCGACCGGCGTCCGTCTTCGCCGGCCAACGGCCCCTGCGCTTCGAGCGCCAGCCGCTCGCCGCACGCCAGCGCATCCTCGAGGCCTGGGCATTCGCCCGCCTCCCCGTGATGCGCAGCATCGTCCAATCCCTGCGCCGGCTCGTGCTACTGGTGGAGTATTCCAGCGAGGCGGCGCAACGTGAGGTCGGGTACCGCGGCGCATACCACACGCGCGGCCCAGCCGTCCCCTGGGAAGGCGCCCTCCCCGGCAACCCCAGTGACGCCGAGCCAGTCGCGCGCGCCGCCATTCCCGAGGCCGCGCATCGTCCTGTACCGCGCACGAGCTCGCTCTCACCGCTCGTGCTCGATGGCAACGACCTGCGCGCCGATGCCGTCGTCATCGGGACCGGAGCCGGCGGCGCCACCGCCGCAGCGCGCCTCGCCGAGGCCGGACTCGACGTCATCATCGTCGAGCGCGGCGAGCTACTCAGCGGCGCAGACTTCGACGAGCGCGAAGGCCCGCTCTTCGAACGCCTCTACGCCGACGGCGGTCTGCGCACTACCGACGACCTCGGCGTGTCCATCGTGCAGGGCGTGGCTGTCGGTGGCAGCACGACCGTCAACTGGATGCTGATGCTGCGCACGCCGGATTGGGTCCTGGACGAATGGACCCGGCGGCACGGCAGCGAGGGGATGGATCCGGCGACAATGGAAAAGGTGTTCGCGCGCATCGAGTCCGAGCTGCACGCGCGCCCCGTGCCCGACGACGCGCACTCGCCCAACAATCGCATCGTCCTCGACGGCGCCACGGCACTCGGCTGGCGTGCACGGGCCGCCGCGATCAACGCGCGCGGCTGCGTGCGCACCGGCTTCTGCGGCTACGGTTGCCGGACCGGCGCCAAGCAGGGCACCCTCGAGACCTACCTGCCTCGCGCGGTCGCGGCCGGCGCGCGCCTCGTCACGCACGCCCGCGCCGAGCGCATCGAGCTCACTGAACGCGGCGGCGCCTTCCCCACCAAGCGCGTGGTGCTGCGCCACACACCGCCCAATGGACGCGCCCGCGACCTTGGAATCGAAGCCAAGGTCGTCGTCGTCGCGGCAGGAGCCGTGGGCACTCCGGTGCTGCTGCAGCGCTCCGGGCTCGGCGGCGGGGCGGTGGGCAAGTACCTGCGCCTGCATCCCACCACGGGCCTGCTCGGCCGCTATGATCGCGAGATCTACGCCGCCGGCGGCATCCCGATGTCCACCATCTGCGACGAATTCCATCAGCTCGACGCCAACGGCTACGGCGCCTGGATCGAGACGCCGCCGATGCACCCCGCCCTCGCCGCCACCGCCTGCCCTGGCATCGGCGCCCCACACCGCGCCTTGATGCAGGACTTCCGGAACACCGGCACGCTCATCGTCCTGACCCGCGACGGCGCTGACCGCGGCATCTCCAATGGCGACGTCCGTGCCCGCCGAGACGGCTCCGTCTCGATCCGCTACGCCCTTGGGAGGCAGGACCGCGCCCACGTGCAGGCCGGGCTCGAGGCCGCAGCCCAACTGCACTTTGCCGCCGGGGCGCGCGAGGTCATCTCCGGGCACAGCCGGCCTGTCATTCTCCGCTCGCCCGGCGAGGTCCACCGCCTGCGCGACCGCCCGCTGGGCCCCTGCGACATCCCGATGTTCTCGGCGCACGTCAACGGCACCTGCCGGATGGGGACCGATCGCCGCAGCGCCGGCACCGACCCGCACGGCGAGCGCTTCGGGGCCCCGGGAGTGTTCGTGGCTGATGGGTCGCTGCTGCCCACCGCGCCGGGCGTGAATCCGCAGGAGACCATCTTCGCCGTCAGCACAATCATCGCCGAGCGCATCGCATCACGGGTGAGGACTGGGTAA